A section of the Methanocaldococcus sp. FS406-22 genome encodes:
- a CDS encoding ThiF family adenylyltransferase, which translates to MNVEEMERKLKPKGEVSIIGCGRLGVRVAFDLLEVHRGGVEKVYVFDNAKIEENDIVHRRLGGKVGEYKVDFIKRFFGNRVEAFRENVTKDNLHLIRGDVAIICIAGGDTIPTTKAIINYCKERGIKTIGTNGVFGIEEKIKVCDAKYAKGPAKFLNLDEEGHIVVGTEKFIRDFEPITPYTLDEIARRMVIECLRILWNKYYKS; encoded by the coding sequence AGCCCAAAGGGGAAGTTTCAATAATTGGATGCGGAAGATTGGGGGTTAGGGTAGCTTTTGATTTATTAGAAGTGCATAGAGGTGGGGTAGAGAAAGTTTATGTTTTTGATAATGCTAAGATAGAAGAAAATGATATAGTTCATAGAAGATTAGGAGGAAAGGTTGGGGAATACAAAGTAGATTTTATAAAGAGATTTTTTGGAAATAGAGTTGAGGCGTTTAGAGAAAATGTAACTAAAGACAATCTTCATTTAATTAGAGGGGATGTGGCAATTATATGCATAGCTGGCGGAGATACAATCCCAACAACAAAGGCAATCATAAACTACTGCAAAGAAAGAGGTATTAAAACAATCGGAACTAATGGGGTTTTTGGTATAGAAGAAAAGATAAAGGTTTGTGATGCCAAATATGCAAAAGGTCCAGCTAAATTTTTAAATTTGGATGAAGAAGGGCATATAGTTGTAGGAACTGAGAAATTTATTAGAGATTTTGAGCCAATAACACCATATACATTAGATGAGATTGCTAGGAGGATGGTTATTGAATGTTTAAGAATATTGTGGAACAAATACTATAAAAGTTAA
- a CDS encoding 30S ribosomal protein S19e gives MVTVYDVPADKLIQKTAEKLKEMNIGVPPWVDFVKTGVSRERRPDQDDWWYIRCASILRKIYIYGPVGVSRLRTAYGGRKNRGHAPEHFYKGSGNIIRKALQELEKLGLVEKTPEGRVVTPKGRSFLDNIAKEVRDEIINEIPALAKY, from the coding sequence ATGGTAACTGTATATGATGTTCCAGCTGATAAGTTAATTCAGAAGACAGCTGAAAAATTAAAAGAGATGAATATAGGAGTTCCTCCATGGGTAGATTTTGTTAAGACAGGAGTTAGCAGAGAGAGAAGACCAGACCAAGATGACTGGTGGTATATAAGATGTGCATCAATTTTAAGAAAAATCTACATTTACGGTCCAGTAGGTGTTTCAAGATTGAGAACTGCATATGGAGGAAGAAAGAACAGAGGTCACGCTCCAGAACACTTCTACAAAGGTAGTGGAAACATCATTAGAAAAGCTTTACAAGAATTAGAAAAATTAGGTTTAGTTGAAAAGACACCTGAGGGGAGAGTTGTTACTCCAAAAGGAAGAAGTTTCTTAGATAACATAGCTAAAGAAGTTAGGGATGAAATAATTAATGAAATCCCTGCTCTTGCTAAATACTAA
- a CDS encoding DNA-binding protein has translation MDVEEIKRRKLLELQKKLAEQQQQEEALLEAEMQKRALLRKILTPEARERLERIRLARPEFAEAIEVQLIQLAQLGRLPIPLKDEDFKALLERLSALTKKKRDIKIIRK, from the coding sequence ATGGATGTTGAAGAAATTAAAAGAAGAAAGCTTCTTGAATTACAAAAAAAGCTTGCTGAACAGCAACAGCAAGAAGAGGCATTATTAGAAGCTGAAATGCAAAAAAGAGCATTATTAAGAAAAATATTAACTCCCGAAGCAAGGGAGAGATTAGAAAGAATAAGATTAGCAAGACCCGAATTTGCCGAAGCTATTGAAGTTCAATTAATTCAGTTAGCTCAGCTTGGAAGATTGCCAATTCCATTAAAAGATGAGGACTTTAAAGCTTTACTTGAAAGATTAAGTGCATTAACAAAGAAAAAGAGAGATATTAAAATCATTAGAAAGTGA
- a CDS encoding 7-cyano-7-deazaguanine synthase: protein MDVYVLFSGGKDSSLSAAILKKLGYSPHLITINFGVIPSYELAQETAKILGFKHKVITLDRKIVEKAADMVIEHKYPSPAIQYVHKTVLEILADEYSILADGTRRDDKVPKLSYSEIQSLEMRKNIQYITPLMGFGYKTLRHLASEFFIIEEIKSGVRLSSDYEAEIRHILKERGKNPEKYFPEHKQTRVVGLKKEI, encoded by the coding sequence ATGGATGTTTATGTCCTATTCAGTGGAGGGAAAGATAGCTCCCTCTCAGCAGCGATATTAAAAAAGCTTGGCTATAGCCCTCATTTAATAACCATAAATTTTGGAGTCATTCCCTCTTATGAGTTAGCTCAAGAGACAGCTAAGATTCTAGGATTTAAGCATAAAGTTATAACCCTCGACAGAAAAATTGTTGAAAAAGCTGCTGATATGGTTATTGAGCATAAATATCCCTCTCCAGCCATACAGTATGTGCATAAAACCGTCTTAGAGATTTTGGCCGATGAATACAGTATTTTAGCAGATGGGACGAGGAGAGATGATAAAGTCCCAAAGCTCAGCTATTCAGAGATTCAAAGCTTAGAGATGAGGAAAAACATCCAATATATAACTCCTTTGATGGGTTTTGGATATAAAACTTTAAGGCATTTGGCAAGTGAGTTTTTTATAATAGAAGAGATAAAGAGTGGTGTTAGGCTTAGCTCTGACTACGAGGCAGAGATTAGACACATATTGAAGGAGAGAGGGAAAAATCCAGAGAAATACTTCCCTGAACATAAACAAACGAGGGTAGTTGGACTAAAAAAGGAAATTTAG
- a CDS encoding 50S ribosomal protein L39e: MGSNKPLGKKLRLAKALKQNRRVPLFVIVKTRGRVRFHPKMRYWRRKKLKA; this comes from the coding sequence ATGGGAAGCAACAAGCCATTAGGAAAGAAGTTGAGATTGGCTAAAGCATTAAAGCAGAACAGAAGAGTCCCATTGTTTGTTATTGTTAAAACAAGAGGGAGAGTTAGATTCCATCCAAAAATGAGATACTGGAGAAGGAAGAAATTGAAAGCTTAA
- a CDS encoding UPF0146 family protein, with translation MNVEIIVEFIKNFAEENNCKKIAEVGIGFKFDIAKELSKYFDLIVVDINEKAVEKAKLFGLNAYKDDLFNPNTKLYKNIDLIYSIRPPRDLQLFILDLSKEINANLIIRPLLNEMPIKELKLKNYKGEVFYIKEK, from the coding sequence ATGAATGTTGAGATAATAGTTGAATTCATAAAAAACTTTGCAGAAGAAAATAACTGCAAGAAAATAGCTGAGGTTGGAATTGGATTTAAATTTGATATAGCCAAGGAGTTAAGCAAATACTTTGATTTGATTGTAGTTGATATTAATGAAAAAGCAGTTGAAAAAGCTAAATTGTTTGGATTAAATGCCTATAAGGATGATTTATTTAATCCAAATACAAAGTTATATAAAAATATTGATTTAATATATTCCATCAGACCTCCAAGGGATTTACAGCTATTTATTTTAGATTTATCAAAAGAGATTAATGCTAATTTAATTATAAGACCTCTTTTAAATGAGATGCCAATAAAAGAGCTAAAATTGAAAAATTATAAAGGGGAAGTGTTTTATATAAAAGAAAAATAG
- a CDS encoding outer membrane lipoprotein-sorting protein — protein sequence MNYKYLILSLFLIVGIFFAGCTQQMDAEEIAKKMQEKYESMKSMEADVLITMNMMGQTKTMQYKYAFEKPNKFYMENDDVLIVCDGKTYYVYDKKKNQYTMVEIKGEENNLFNPDYGKLIKSMLEKFNVSYLGEENYDGRKCYVLELISKENPEEKMKMYVDEEYWQPLKIEMDGMTIEYKDVKFNVDIPDDKFKFVPPEGAKLMSSGKMAMSKNIDEVQKDVSFKILVPKYTAGLELQNAMATKQNANNEESEAVILSYGDNGELAIAESKDNKPLMIPENDSNAITLKNGVKALISDSGDMKMLIFQYNGIKVIVMGKLDKDELIKIANSMIE from the coding sequence ATGAACTATAAATACCTAATACTGTCCTTATTTTTAATAGTTGGTATTTTCTTTGCTGGATGCACACAGCAAATGGATGCTGAAGAAATAGCAAAGAAAATGCAAGAAAAATATGAATCAATGAAGTCAATGGAGGCAGATGTTTTAATCACAATGAACATGATGGGGCAGACAAAGACGATGCAATACAAATATGCTTTTGAAAAGCCAAATAAATTTTATATGGAAAATGATGATGTTTTAATTGTCTGTGATGGAAAAACCTACTATGTCTATGATAAAAAGAAAAACCAATACACAATGGTGGAGATTAAAGGAGAGGAAAATAATCTATTTAATCCAGATTATGGAAAGTTGATAAAATCAATGCTTGAAAAATTCAATGTCTCATACCTTGGAGAAGAAAATTATGATGGAAGAAAATGCTATGTTTTAGAGCTAATTTCAAAAGAAAATCCTGAGGAAAAGATGAAGATGTATGTTGATGAAGAATACTGGCAACCTTTGAAGATAGAAATGGATGGTATGACTATAGAGTATAAGGACGTCAAATTTAATGTTGATATTCCAGACGATAAATTTAAGTTTGTTCCTCCAGAAGGGGCTAAATTGATGAGTTCTGGAAAAATGGCAATGTCAAAAAATATAGATGAAGTTCAAAAAGATGTTAGCTTTAAAATTTTAGTCCCAAAATACACTGCTGGGCTTGAATTACAAAATGCCATGGCTACAAAGCAAAATGCTAATAATGAAGAATCAGAAGCGGTAATTTTATCCTATGGAGATAATGGAGAGCTTGCAATTGCTGAAAGTAAAGATAACAAGCCATTAATGATTCCTGAAAATGATAGCAATGCAATAACATTAAAAAATGGAGTTAAAGCACTAATTTCAGATAGCGGAGATATGAAGATGCTAATCTTCCAATATAATGGTATAAAGGTAATAGTAATGGGTAAATTAGATAAAGATGAGCTTATAAAAATAGCCAATTCGATGATTGAATAA
- a CDS encoding AAA family ATPase, giving the protein MIIAVSGKGGVGKTAFTTLLIKALSKKTNSILVVDADPDSNLPETLGVEVKKTVGDIREELKKLVEKDEIPAGMTKLDYLRSKIFEILVETKYYDLLVMGRPEGSGCYCSVNNWLRQIIDNLAKDYEFVVIDTEAGLEHLSRRTTQNVDVMIVITDASKRGLGTAKRIKKLAQELEVKFKDIYVVANKVKPEYEELIESYAEELGLNLIGKLPYNKEIAEYDLKGIPLWNLPEDNEVYKKVEEIAERIIK; this is encoded by the coding sequence ATGATTATTGCTGTTAGTGGAAAAGGTGGAGTCGGGAAGACAGCATTTACAACCTTATTAATTAAAGCATTATCCAAAAAAACAAACAGCATCTTAGTTGTTGACGCTGACCCAGACTCAAATTTGCCTGAGACATTAGGTGTTGAAGTTAAAAAAACAGTAGGAGATATTAGAGAGGAGTTAAAAAAGTTAGTTGAGAAGGATGAAATTCCAGCAGGAATGACAAAATTAGATTATTTAAGAAGTAAGATTTTTGAGATTTTGGTTGAAACAAAATATTATGATTTATTGGTTATGGGAAGACCAGAGGGCAGTGGTTGTTACTGCAGTGTAAATAATTGGCTTAGGCAGATTATTGATAACTTAGCTAAGGATTATGAGTTTGTTGTTATAGATACTGAAGCAGGTTTAGAGCATTTAAGTAGAAGAACAACTCAAAATGTAGATGTGATGATTGTTATAACTGATGCTTCAAAAAGAGGCTTAGGAACTGCAAAGAGGATTAAAAAGTTAGCTCAAGAGTTAGAGGTTAAGTTTAAAGACATCTACGTTGTTGCAAATAAGGTTAAGCCAGAGTATGAGGAGTTAATTGAAAGCTATGCAGAAGAGCTTGGCTTAAATTTGATTGGGAAATTGCCTTATAACAAAGAGATAGCTGAGTATGACTTAAAAGGCATTCCTTTATGGAATCTACCAGAGGATAATGAGGTTTATAAAAAAGTTGAAGAGATTGCTGAAAGAATAATTAAATAA
- a CDS encoding DNA/RNA helicase domain-containing protein — protein sequence MKYYWASTVEKFLNEDVYKEIAKYSNNIKQLNAWKSSISYLKKILDDERLKELFIILEYNIPLTNERVDAIILGKSNNKTLALLIEMKGWRNFKLINDIFVESDLGKAIHSEYQLLNYLGKMRYSFSEAESFDFNGIVVMYNSNSIEGFNIPVFFKEDDEKLKRYLKQLFTGKLDENEINRFLNATYSQNKNLFEAIKRYYNEISSKSHKVLAEDGFGLSESQIKLLYEILDDLESKRKIVYLVNGKPGSGKTLVAIHLLLNALKNNYKTVLCYRNNRLINSLREIFNSIKPGLSSVIKFYSTGRGFGVAEDKFKGYFDLVIYDEAQRMSLNNIKAAIKRGRVVVFFYDEGQILNAEEEGTTENFIKVLEDSNVEYKLRTLNSIHRIPESYANWAEEFLKNPNTEPNFKDYDFRVVDSIEELLELLKEKNKKALIAAFTESPGDFNNPYSIKNLRIGYPLYSGFDLYKNFNKRIYWLMHPKNDYVPFWIYGECNRGLPNIDNYRQSSMLSLGVINLISLWVHWEHVVGLFPCRGDPNSSHRFKFKNLCPLRSPVSPSSEAESYDLKCI from the coding sequence ATGAAATACTACTGGGCTTCAACTGTTGAAAAATTTTTAAATGAAGATGTTTATAAGGAGATAGCCAAATATTCTAACAATATAAAACAACTAAATGCCTGGAAATCATCAATAAGTTATCTAAAAAAGATATTGGATGATGAAAGATTAAAAGAATTGTTTATAATTTTAGAATACAACATTCCACTAACCAATGAGAGAGTAGATGCCATTATCTTAGGAAAGTCTAACAATAAGACGTTAGCTCTACTTATAGAGATGAAAGGCTGGAGAAATTTTAAGCTTATCAATGACATATTTGTTGAGAGTGATTTGGGAAAGGCCATTCATTCAGAGTATCAACTTCTAAATTATTTGGGAAAGATGAGATATTCTTTTTCAGAGGCTGAGTCGTTTGATTTTAATGGAATTGTAGTTATGTATAATTCAAACTCAATAGAAGGATTTAACATTCCAGTATTTTTTAAAGAGGACGATGAAAAACTCAAAAGATATTTAAAACAACTCTTTACAGGAAAATTAGATGAGAATGAGATAAACAGATTCTTAAATGCCACTTACTCACAAAATAAAAATTTATTTGAGGCTATAAAAAGATATTATAATGAAATATCCTCAAAAAGCCACAAGGTTTTAGCTGAAGATGGATTTGGTCTATCTGAAAGCCAGATAAAGCTTTTATATGAAATTTTAGATGATTTAGAATCTAAAAGAAAAATTGTTTATTTGGTTAATGGAAAACCTGGGAGTGGAAAGACATTGGTAGCTATTCATTTACTGCTTAACGCCTTAAAAAATAATTATAAAACTGTACTGTGCTACAGAAACAATAGGTTAATAAACTCATTAAGGGAGATATTTAATTCAATAAAACCCGGTTTATCATCAGTTATTAAATTTTATTCCACTGGAAGAGGGTTTGGAGTTGCTGAAGATAAATTTAAAGGATATTTTGACTTAGTTATATACGATGAAGCCCAGAGAATGAGCTTAAATAATATAAAGGCTGCAATTAAAAGGGGTAGAGTTGTGGTTTTCTTCTATGATGAGGGGCAAATACTAAATGCTGAAGAAGAAGGAACTACGGAAAACTTTATTAAGGTGTTAGAAGATAGCAATGTTGAATATAAGCTTAGAACCTTAAATAGCATTCATAGAATTCCAGAAAGTTACGCAAATTGGGCAGAAGAATTCTTAAAAAATCCAAATACTGAGCCTAACTTCAAAGACTATGATTTTAGGGTTGTTGATAGCATTGAGGAACTTTTAGAACTACTGAAGGAGAAAAATAAAAAAGCTTTGATTGCAGCATTCACAGAATCTCCCGGAGACTTTAACAATCCATACTCAATAAAGAATTTGAGAATTGGGTATCCTCTCTACTCTGGCTTTGATTTGTATAAAAACTTTAATAAAAGGATATATTGGCTTATGCATCCAAAAAATGATTATGTTCCATTCTGGATTTATGGTGAGTGCAATAGGGGTCTGCCCAACATAGACAATTATAGACAATCATCTATGTTGAGCTTGGGTGTCATCAACCTCATCTCCCTCTGGGTTCATTGGGAGCATGTCGTCGGTCTCTTCCCCTGTCGAGGGGACCCCAACTCCTCCCATAGGTTTAAATTTAAAAACCTCTGCCCCCTTAGGTCTCCAGTATCACCCTCATCGGAGGCAGAATCCTACGATTTAAAATGTATATAA
- a CDS encoding DNA/RNA helicase domain-containing protein: protein MKLLVNRYRIFLTRGIKGTYVFCEDEETRKFLKDLFR from the coding sequence ATGAAGTTGTTGGTAAATAGGTATAGAATATTTTTAACAAGGGGGATTAAAGGGACTTATGTATTTTGTGAAGATGAAGAGACACGAAAATTCTTAAAGGATTTATTTAGGTGA
- a CDS encoding pyridoxal phosphate-dependent aminotransferase produces MLSKRLLNFESFEVMDILALAQKFESKGKKVIHLEIGEPDFDTPKPIVDEGIKALKEGNTHYTDSRGILELREKISELYKDNYKADINPDNIIITGGSSLGLFFALSSIIDEGDEVLIQNPCYPCYKNFIRFLGAKPVFCDFTVESLEKHLTDKTKAIIINSPSNPLGEVVDKEIYEFAYENIPYIISDEIYNGLVYEGRCYSAIEFDENLEKTILVNGFSKLYAMTGWRIGYVISNDEIIDAILKLQQNIFISAPTVSQYAALKAFEKETEKEINSMIKEFDRRRKLVLKYVKDFGWEVNNPIGAYYVFPNIGKDGREFAYELLKEKYVALTPGIGFGSKGKNHIRISYANSYENIKEGLERIKEFLDK; encoded by the coding sequence ATGTTATCAAAAAGACTTTTAAATTTTGAATCATTTGAAGTTATGGATATTTTAGCATTAGCCCAAAAATTTGAAAGTAAGGGGAAGAAGGTTATACACTTAGAGATTGGAGAGCCGGATTTTGATACACCAAAGCCAATTGTTGATGAAGGAATTAAAGCTTTAAAGGAAGGTAATACTCATTATACTGACAGTAGAGGGATTTTAGAGTTAAGAGAAAAGATTAGTGAGCTATATAAAGATAACTACAAAGCAGATATAAATCCAGATAATATAATCATTACTGGAGGTAGCTCTTTAGGATTGTTTTTTGCCTTATCCTCAATAATAGATGAGGGAGATGAGGTTTTAATTCAAAATCCATGCTATCCATGCTATAAAAACTTTATTAGGTTCTTAGGAGCTAAGCCAGTGTTTTGTGATTTTACTGTTGAAAGCTTAGAGAAGCATTTGACAGACAAAACTAAGGCAATAATTATAAATTCTCCTTCAAATCCATTAGGAGAGGTTGTAGATAAGGAGATTTACGAATTTGCCTATGAAAACATCCCTTATATCATCTCTGATGAAATCTACAATGGATTAGTTTATGAAGGAAGATGTTATTCAGCAATTGAGTTTGATGAAAATTTGGAAAAGACCATATTAGTTAATGGATTCTCTAAGCTCTATGCGATGACTGGATGGAGGATTGGTTATGTTATCTCTAACGATGAAATAATAGATGCTATATTAAAACTACAGCAGAATATATTTATTTCTGCTCCAACTGTATCTCAATATGCCGCATTAAAAGCCTTTGAAAAAGAAACTGAAAAAGAGATAAACAGCATGATAAAAGAATTTGATAGAAGGAGGAAATTAGTTTTAAAATATGTTAAAGATTTTGGATGGGAGGTTAATAATCCAATTGGAGCTTACTATGTGTTTCCAAATATTGGGAAAGATGGGAGGGAGTTTGCTTATGAATTATTGAAAGAGAAGTATGTTGCTCTAACTCCTGGGATAGGTTTTGGTAGTAAAGGGAAAAACCACATAAGGATTAGCTACGCTAATTCTTACGAAAACATTAAAGAGGGTTTAGAGAGAATTAAGGAGTTTTTAGACAAATAA
- a CDS encoding intein-containing RctB family protein: MKDILKRVSDVVWELPKDYKDCMRVPGRIYLNEILLDELEPEVLEQIANVACLPGIYKYSIAMPDVHYGYGFAIGGVAAFDQREGVISPGGVGFDINCLTPNSKILTEDGYFIKLEKLKEKLDLHVKIYNTEEGKEKDSNILFVSERDAKEKIIRIKTEFGRVLEGSKDHPVLTPNGYVPMGMLKVGDEIVVYPYEGVEYEEPSDEIILDESDFAEYDKQIIKYLKDKGLLPFKMNNKNIGIIARLLGFAYGDGSIIKENGDRERLYVAFYGRKETLLKIKEDLEKLGIKASKIYSRKREVEIKNAYGDEYISLCEDNFIKITSKAFALFMHKLGMPIGKKTEQSYKIPVWIKKAPKWVKRNFLAGLFGADGSKVVFKNYTPLPINLTMSKSEELKTNILEFLNDIRLLLAEFGIESMIYEIKALDGRVSYRLAIVGEESIKNFLGKINYEYSEEKKVIGLLAYEYLKRKDAIKEIRRKCIEKAKELYEKGLSISEILEIDKFRNEFINRRLIERAIYGKLNEDDVRVSTKFPKFEEFIKEYEVRGGFVIDKIEEIEEISYDSKLYDVGIVSKEHNFIANNIVVHNCGVRLIRTNLTKDEVEPKIKELVKTLFKNVPSGLGSKGILKFSKSVMDDVLEEGVRWAVKEGYGWKEDLEFIEEHGCLKDADASYVSDKAKERGRVQLGSLGSGNHFLEVQYVEKVFDEEAAEVFGIEENQVVVMVHTGSRGLGHQICTDYLRTMEKAAKNYGIKLPDRQLACAPFESEEGQSYFKAMCCGANYAWANRQMITHWVRESFEEVFKIHAEDLEMGIVYDVAHNIAKKEEHIIDGRKVKVIVHRKGATRAFPPKHEAIPKEYWSVGQPVIIPGDMGTASYLMKGTEIAMRETFGSTAHGAGRKLSRAKALKLWKGKEIQKRLAEMGIIAMSDSKAVMAEEAPEAYKSVDLVADTCHKAGISLKVARMRPLGVIKG, translated from the coding sequence ATGAAGGATATTTTAAAGAGAGTTTCTGATGTAGTTTGGGAATTACCTAAGGATTACAAAGATTGTATGAGAGTCCCTGGAAGGATATATTTAAATGAAATTTTATTAGATGAGTTAGAACCAGAGGTTTTAGAGCAAATAGCGAATGTTGCATGCTTACCTGGGATTTATAAGTATTCTATAGCCATGCCAGATGTCCACTATGGTTACGGGTTCGCGATTGGCGGAGTAGCGGCTTTTGACCAAAGAGAGGGAGTTATAAGCCCTGGAGGAGTCGGTTTTGATATCAACTGCCTTACACCAAACTCAAAAATATTGACAGAGGATGGATACTTTATAAAATTAGAAAAACTAAAAGAAAAATTGGATTTACATGTTAAGATTTATAATACAGAAGAAGGGAAAGAAAAGGATTCAAACATATTATTTGTCTCTGAAAGAGATGCAAAAGAAAAAATAATAAGGATAAAGACAGAATTTGGGAGAGTTTTAGAAGGAAGTAAAGACCATCCAGTTTTAACACCAAATGGTTATGTTCCAATGGGTATGTTAAAAGTAGGGGATGAAATAGTAGTTTATCCTTATGAAGGGGTTGAATATGAAGAGCCATCAGATGAGATAATATTGGACGAGAGTGATTTTGCAGAGTATGATAAACAGATTATTAAATACCTAAAAGATAAAGGATTATTACCATTTAAAATGAACAACAAAAATATTGGGATTATCGCAAGGTTGTTAGGATTTGCCTATGGAGATGGAAGCATAATTAAAGAAAATGGAGATAGAGAGAGATTGTACGTTGCATTTTATGGAAGGAAAGAGACATTATTAAAAATTAAGGAAGATTTAGAGAAATTAGGAATAAAGGCTTCAAAAATATATTCAAGAAAGAGAGAGGTTGAAATAAAAAATGCCTATGGAGATGAATACATAAGTCTATGTGAAGACAACTTTATAAAAATAACTTCAAAGGCATTTGCATTGTTTATGCATAAATTAGGAATGCCAATTGGTAAGAAGACAGAGCAATCGTACAAAATCCCAGTATGGATAAAAAAAGCACCAAAATGGGTAAAGAGGAATTTCTTAGCTGGATTGTTTGGAGCTGATGGAAGCAAAGTTGTGTTTAAAAATTACACACCATTGCCAATAAACTTAACAATGTCAAAGAGTGAAGAGCTAAAAACAAATATTTTAGAGTTTTTAAATGATATTAGGCTATTATTAGCCGAGTTCGGAATTGAGAGTATGATTTATGAGATAAAAGCCTTAGATGGTAGAGTTTCATATAGATTAGCAATTGTTGGAGAAGAGAGCATAAAGAACTTCTTAGGAAAAATAAACTACGAATATTCAGAGGAGAAAAAAGTTATTGGATTGTTAGCTTATGAATACTTAAAGAGAAAAGATGCTATAAAAGAGATAAGAAGGAAATGTATTGAAAAAGCAAAAGAGTTATATGAAAAAGGATTATCTATTTCAGAAATTTTGGAAATAGACAAATTTAGAAATGAGTTTATAAACAGGAGGTTAATTGAAAGAGCAATATATGGAAAGCTAAATGAGGATGATGTAAGAGTTTCAACAAAATTCCCAAAGTTTGAAGAGTTCATTAAAGAATACGAGGTTAGAGGAGGATTTGTAATAGATAAGATAGAGGAGATTGAAGAAATCTCCTATGATTCAAAATTGTATGATGTTGGAATAGTAAGTAAAGAACACAACTTTATAGCAAATAATATAGTTGTTCATAATTGCGGAGTTAGGCTTATAAGAACAAATTTAACAAAAGATGAAGTAGAACCAAAAATAAAAGAGCTTGTAAAAACTTTATTCAAAAATGTTCCATCTGGTTTAGGAAGTAAAGGAATTTTAAAGTTCAGCAAAAGTGTTATGGATGATGTTTTAGAGGAAGGAGTTAGATGGGCTGTTAAAGAGGGCTATGGATGGAAGGAAGATTTGGAGTTTATTGAAGAACATGGCTGTTTAAAAGATGCAGATGCTTCCTATGTTTCAGATAAGGCAAAAGAGAGAGGAAGAGTTCAATTAGGAAGTTTAGGAAGTGGAAACCACTTCTTAGAAGTTCAGTATGTTGAAAAGGTATTTGATGAGGAAGCTGCTGAAGTATTTGGAATTGAAGAGAATCAAGTAGTTGTTATGGTTCACACAGGTTCAAGAGGTTTAGGGCATCAAATCTGCACTGACTATTTAAGAACTATGGAGAAAGCAGCTAAGAATTATGGAATAAAACTTCCAGATAGGCAGTTGGCATGTGCTCCATTTGAATCGGAAGAGGGGCAGAGTTACTTTAAGGCAATGTGTTGTGGAGCAAACTATGCATGGGCAAATAGACAGATGATTACACACTGGGTTAGGGAGAGCTTTGAGGAAGTATTTAAAATACATGCTGAAGATTTAGAAATGGGAATAGTTTATGATGTAGCCCACAACATTGCTAAGAAAGAAGAACACATAATAGATGGAAGAAAGGTAAAAGTTATAGTGCATAGAAAAGGAGCTACAAGAGCATTTCCACCAAAACATGAGGCAATTCCAAAAGAATATTGGAGTGTTGGACAACCAGTTATTATTCCAGGAGATATGGGAACAGCTTCCTATTTAATGAAAGGGACGGAGATTGCTATGAGAGAAACGTTTGG